A single Lactuca sativa cultivar Salinas chromosome 8, Lsat_Salinas_v11, whole genome shotgun sequence DNA region contains:
- the LOC111906628 gene encoding HVA22-like protein f, whose translation MGLLATIARHLDTLVGPGVMLLYPLYASMLALESSTPEDDQQWLTYWVLYSFITLFELSFWKVLQWLPFWPYLKLLFCMWLVLPGINGAAYIYANIARKYVKVGSHVSSKYPEGQRKVLQMMSLDARKSVERYIEKYGPEAFDRVVKAAEKEANKK comes from the exons ATGGGGCTTCTTGCAACAATCGCTAGACATCTGGACACGCTAGTCGG GCCTGGAGTAATGCTTCTTTACCCCTT GTATGCATCCATGCTAGCGCTCGAAAGCTCTACACCAGAAGATGATCAACAATGGCTCACTTATTGGGTTTTATATTCGTTCATAACCCTCTTCGAGCTTTCATTTTGGAAAGTCCTCCAATG GCTTCCATTTTGGCCCTACTTGAAGCTATTGTTTTGCATGTGGTTGGTGCTACCTGGAATCAATGGGGCAGCATACATATATGCGAATATAGCTAGAAAATACGTCAAGGTTGGGAGCCATGTAAGCTCAAAATACCCCGAAGGACAGCGGAAAGTCCTTCAAATGATGAGCCTCGATGCAAGGAAATCTGTCGAGCGTTATATTGAGAAGTATGGCCCTGAAGCATTTGATCGTGTAGTCAAAGCG GCTGAAAAGGAAGCAAACAAAAAATAA